From a single Bacillus gobiensis genomic region:
- a CDS encoding sensor histidine kinase, producing the protein MNIKGITFKYGATIMILFLAVLLPLIYTLDHLFIAFYVNQKQEEIDHFATKYANKIFDIEDEKTYRTFEMSLEIINADLFVFNRDGKILKGTEVLGFKEGTQVMNDIFHPISNKHGVGMKYSEEKGEQSYLLSGKPIIIGNNVNGGLVVVSSMDEVNASIKQVRIWLFVSVIGALIVAIGFTFFISRKLSYPLLQMERATRELAKGKLRTKLSFQTKDEVGSLSTAIMDLERELEDYRTNRREFFANISHELRTPISYIKGYSMVLRDELYKNEKEKSQYLTIIHDESTRLTDLINDLFELAKMEEGKLDLNYARTDISDIINSSVRKINLKAKEKGIRITLNTPSDHTLLYTDGRRLEQIFINLLENAIQYSEPHSNIDVSTKVQKRDIQVLIKDSGIGIPKEDLPYIFERFYRVEKSRSRTTGGTGLGLSIVKNLVELLGGRIEITSSVGSGTTFKIYFPTSKEVSEKE; encoded by the coding sequence ATGAATATCAAAGGCATTACATTTAAGTACGGCGCAACAATCATGATTTTATTTTTGGCTGTTCTTCTCCCTTTAATTTATACACTTGATCATCTTTTTATCGCGTTTTATGTGAATCAAAAGCAAGAAGAGATCGATCACTTTGCGACTAAATATGCGAACAAAATATTTGATATAGAAGATGAAAAAACATATCGTACGTTTGAAATGTCTTTAGAAATCATAAACGCAGACCTTTTTGTTTTTAATAGGGATGGAAAAATACTAAAGGGTACAGAGGTATTAGGATTTAAAGAAGGCACTCAGGTCATGAATGATATCTTTCATCCGATTTCAAATAAACACGGAGTTGGGATGAAATATTCGGAGGAAAAAGGCGAACAAAGTTATTTACTGTCAGGTAAGCCAATTATTATTGGGAATAATGTAAATGGGGGACTTGTCGTTGTCTCAAGTATGGATGAAGTAAATGCTTCCATAAAGCAAGTTCGAATTTGGCTATTTGTATCCGTTATTGGAGCTTTAATTGTAGCAATTGGCTTTACATTCTTTATATCCAGAAAACTTTCTTACCCGCTATTGCAGATGGAGCGTGCCACTCGTGAGTTAGCGAAGGGAAAACTAAGAACAAAGCTAAGTTTCCAAACAAAAGATGAAGTAGGAAGCTTGTCAACAGCGATCATGGATTTAGAAAGAGAACTTGAGGATTATAGAACCAATCGAAGAGAATTCTTTGCAAACATATCTCATGAATTACGAACACCAATATCATACATTAAAGGTTATTCTATGGTGTTAAGGGACGAGCTGTACAAAAACGAGAAAGAAAAAAGCCAATATTTAACGATCATCCATGATGAATCAACGCGTCTAACAGATCTTATTAACGATTTATTTGAACTTGCAAAAATGGAAGAAGGAAAACTGGATTTAAACTATGCAAGGACAGACATATCAGATATCATTAATAGCTCTGTTAGGAAAATTAATTTAAAAGCAAAGGAAAAAGGGATCCGAATTACTTTAAACACCCCATCTGATCATACGTTGTTGTATACAGATGGAAGGAGATTGGAACAAATCTTCATCAATTTACTTGAAAATGCTATCCAATACAGTGAGCCGCATTCGAATATTGATGTCAGTACAAAGGTACAAAAACGTGACATTCAGGTCTTAATAAAAGACTCAGGAATCGGTATACCGAAGGAAGATTTACCATATATTTTTGAACGCTTTTATCGGGTCGAAAAATCAAGATCCAGAACTACAGGAGGCACAGGATTAGGACTGTCTATCGTAAAAAACTTGGTTGAATTATTAGGAGGACGAATTGAAATAACTAGTTCCGTGGGTTCTGGTACCACATTTAAAATATACTTTCCAACCAGCAAAGAAGTAAGTGAAAAGGAATGA
- a CDS encoding response regulator transcription factor, protein MKKKVLIVDDEWNMRNLLKIYLVKDYDIVEASGGQEAIHIMKTSTLDLIVLDIMMPVIDGWEVCKQIRNVQSTPILMLTARSELKEKVYGLEIGADDYLIKPFEPEELIARVNALIRRSGLNKEKDDREILIYSNGYLQIDQETYTVVLGGERLDLTPKEYELLYTLAANPKRVFSREVLLDILWGFNNSSDTRTIDTHIKNIRVKIRDKGFDYNPIQTVWGIGYKFQDADEVV, encoded by the coding sequence ATGAAGAAGAAAGTTTTAATTGTTGATGACGAATGGAATATGAGGAACTTACTCAAAATTTATTTAGTTAAAGATTATGATATAGTGGAAGCGAGTGGCGGACAGGAAGCAATTCATATAATGAAAACATCCACTTTAGATTTAATCGTCCTCGATATAATGATGCCCGTCATTGATGGCTGGGAAGTTTGTAAACAAATCAGAAATGTTCAATCTACGCCAATTCTGATGTTAACGGCCAGGTCCGAATTGAAGGAAAAAGTATATGGTTTGGAAATTGGCGCAGATGATTATTTAATCAAGCCTTTTGAACCAGAGGAGCTTATCGCCCGAGTTAATGCCCTAATAAGAAGATCGGGATTAAATAAAGAAAAAGATGACAGGGAAATTTTGATCTATAGTAATGGTTACCTTCAAATTGATCAAGAAACTTATACAGTTGTACTAGGAGGAGAGAGGTTGGATTTAACTCCCAAAGAATATGAATTACTGTATACACTTGCAGCTAATCCAAAAAGAGTATTTTCTCGAGAAGTACTCCTGGATATATTATGGGGATTTAATAATTCCAGTGATACCAGAACGATTGACACTCATATAAAAAACATCCGTGTAAAAATTAGAGATAAAGGATTTGACTATAATCCAATCCAAACGGTTTGGGGGATAGGTTATAAATTTCAAGACGCGGATGAAGTGGTATGA